A region from the Lolium perenne isolate Kyuss_39 chromosome 4, Kyuss_2.0, whole genome shotgun sequence genome encodes:
- the LOC127348709 gene encoding uncharacterized protein, whose amino-acid sequence MQALLRNVYRSGTRGTSLKFLDCTPPGAAQSFIEPLRPCSWIRQIVSPVIPHEGVQAYGFCTKVLSVRGFSTVGAAEVSAEDEDSSSPMVEHPPHIKFKRPDKTARHIMNILNKEAVDKVRTEREIPDVQPGCIVQMRVQVPENKRRESTLKGIVIARRNAGIATTFRLRRLVAGVGVESVFPLYSPNIKEIKILDRKKVRRAKLYYLRDRMNALKK is encoded by the exons ATGCAGGCTTTGCTGCGGAATGTCTATCGATCCGGAACCCGCGGCACGTCTCTGAAGTTCCTGGACTGCACTCCTCCCGGGGCTGCCCAGTCGTTCATAGAACCTCTGAGGCCTTGCAGCTGGATTCGTCAAATCGTG AGTCCAGTCATTCCACACGAAGGTGTTCAGGCTTATGGTTTCTGCACCAAGGTTTTGTCGGTGAGGGGGTTCTCGACAGTGGGGGCTGCGGAGGTTTCTGCCGAGGATGAAGATTCCAGCTCTCCCATGGTTGAGCACCCGCCACACATCAAGTTCAAGAGGCCTGACAAGACGGCCAGGCACATTATGAAT ATCTTGAACAAAGAGGCAGTCGACAAAGTCCGCACAGAGAGGGAGATTCCTGATGTGCAGCCTGGATGTATTGTCCAAATGAGAGTG CAAGTGCCTGAGAACAAGCGGCGTGAGTCTACATTGAAAGGCATCGTCATAGCAAGGCGCAATGCTGGGATTGCTACAACTTTCAGATTGCGTAGACTAGTAGCTGGCGTGGGAGTTGAGTCTGTCTTTCCACT GTACTCGCCAAACATCAAAGAAATCAAGATCTTGGACAGGAAGAAAGTCAGGAGAGCAAAGCTGTATTACCTTAGGGACAGAATGAATGCACTTAAGAAATGA
- the LOC127294304 gene encoding uncharacterized protein: MRAASQTTLPQISSAPDWVMERRIIVLLSLLLTLLLSCHASAAGGTQARRRHTSPLAHRQRVITAEAAATAAATGVPAMVKYDTRYYTQRLDHFNAAPASYRTFQQRYLVNATYWGGKTAPIFVYAGNEGNVELFTNNTGFMWELAPSFRAMLVFIEHRYYGHSVPFGSEEAAFRNTSTAGYLTTTQAIADYATLVQSLKSNLSAHAAPVIVFGGSYGGMLSAWMRMKYPHVVIGAVASSAPILSFYGLAEPYAFYDIISNDFKSESQNCHDVLMNSWKELDKALSNEAGRAKLNSTFKMCRASSVDAIPNLLDTAIVYSAMTDYPTESGFLTPLPPYPVKAICRAIDHPSAGKDTFSRINDAMMVYYNYTGHADCLGDAEENDPYGMYDGWDWQACTEMILMSYGIRNGSVLPPEPFNFTELLDGCRASTGLPPRPYWITTEFGGFDIAHVLKRTASNIVFFNGLRDPWSSGGVLKSISKSIIALVEPKGSHHVDLRFSSKEDPDWLKQVRVKETRIIAHWLRQYYKDEAMGHK, encoded by the exons ATGCGTGCTGCATCCCAAACAACTCTTCCACAAATCTCATCAGCGCCGGACTGGGTCATGGAGCGACGCATCATCGTCCTCCTCTCCCTTCTCCTCACCCTACTCCTCTCGTGCCATGCATCCGCAGCCGGCGGCACCCAGGCGAGGCGGCGGCATACGTCGCCGCTGGCGCATCGCCAGCGCGTGATCACCGCGGAGGCAGCGGCGACCGCCGCGGCCACGGGCGTGCCGGCGATGGTGAAGTACGACACGCGGTACTACACGCAGCGGTTGGACCACTTCAACGCGGCGCCGGCGAGCTACCGCACGTTCCAGCAGCGATACCTGGTGAACGCCACGTACTGGGGCGGCAAGACGGCGCCGATCTTCGTGTACGCCGGAAACGAGGGCAACGTCGAGCTCTTCACCAACAACACAGGGTTCATGTGGGAGCTCGCGCCCAGCTTCCGGGCCATGCTCGTCTTCATCGAG CATCGGTACTACGGGCACTCGGTGCCTTTCGGTAGCGAGGAGGCGGCCTTCAGGAACACGAGCACGGCGGGGTACCTGACGACGACGCAGGCCATCGCCGACTACGCCACGCTCGTTCAGAGCCTCAAGTCCAACCTCAGCGCCCACGCGGCACCGGTCATCGTCTTTGGCGGATCCTACGGCGGTA TGTTGTCGGCGTGGATGAGgatgaagtacccgcatgtggtcATTGGCGCCGTCGCGTCGTCGGCACCAATTCTCAGCTTCTACGGCCTCGCCGAGCCCTACGCCTTCTACGACATCATCTCCAACGATTTCAAG AGTGAGAGCCAAAATTGCCACGACGTGCTGATGAACTCTTGGAAAGAGCTGGACAAGGCGCTCTCCAATGAGGCAGGTCGGGCGAAGCTCAACAGTACATTCAAGATGTGCCG AGCAAGCAGCGTGGACGCGATACCAAACTTGCTCGACACTGCCATCGTCTACTCCGCCATGACGGACTACCCGACGGAGTCCGGCTTCCTCACTCCCCTTCCTCCTTATCCCGTCAAAGCG ATTTGCCGGGCGATCGACCACCCATCGGCGGGCAAGGACACCTTCTCGAGGATCAACGACGCCATGATGGTCTACTACAACTACACCGGCCATGCAGACTGCCTTGGCGACGCCGAGGAGAACGACCCCTACGGCATGTACGATGGCTGGGACTGGCAGGCATGCACGGAGATGATTCTCATGAGCTACGGCATCCGTAACGGCAGCGTCCTCCCGCCAGAGCCCTTCAACTTCACCGAGCTCCTTGacggctgccgcgcctccaccggACTGCCGCCACGCCCATACTGGATCACCACCGAGTTCGGCGGATTC GATATTGCACATGTTTTGAAGAGAACTGCTAGCAACATTGTCTTCTTCAACGGGCTGCGGGATCCGTGGAGCAGCGGCGG TGTACTGAAGAGCATCTCCAAAAGCATCATTGCGCTGGTTGAGCCAAAAG GTTCACATCATGTAGACTTGAGATTCTCCAGCAAGGAAGACCCCGATTGGCTTAAGCAAGTGCGGGTAAAGGAGACGAGAATCATAGCCCATTGGCTCAGACAATACTACAAAGATGAAGCCATGGGCCATAAATAG